In Oreochromis aureus strain Israel breed Guangdong linkage group 17, ZZ_aureus, whole genome shotgun sequence, the genomic stretch ACTTTTTCCTCTGCATGTTATGAGCTGATTAAATACACACTTTCTAGAGCAATACAAGGATTAATGGAATCCAATTTTAGCCTCCTGTATCAGAGCAGATGGGACACGAAAAGCTGGCCTGTCTATCAGGAAATAGGGATCAAACTGtcaaccctgcactttgtggacAATCTgatctaccacctgagccacaacCAGCCACCtctatttatatatttcctATCAAATCGAAAGATTATATGTTTAATCCATACATCAAATTAAGTGCAAAAAGAACTTGATGTAATCACTCCACTAAATATGCTCTTCAAAAGTATGGCAGTATTTTCAGTTTCCTGCCCTGCGTTCTTGTACTCTTTACATGTTCTCTTCCCTTCCCCTCTTGTGTCTCTTAGCTGTAGCCGAGGTTCTCCATCTCATGGCGGTATCTTAGCTCCGACACTTTTGCTTTGTGCTGCTTGCTCTCCAAATGCTGCCTGAAGTCCGTCTCCTGCTCGGCTCCGCAGTTGCACATGGAGCAGTAGAACTGTCCGCTGGGAGTCACGCACATGGCCAAGTCCCGGGGGATGCGCTGCCTCGGTCTGGGGTTGTAGTACGGCCCTGAGGGAGAGAACGAGAGATTACAGAGATGAGATGGATGGCTGCTAACGTTATTTTTAAGAGATGTTTATTGCTTTCTGTAGACAAACTCTCTCACTTAATCTAGTCTAAGCATTATACGGTGCCAATGGTCCAATTTTAGGTTTCAACTAGTGCCTTATTCAGTGGCAAAAAGAGATGAGAATCAACCTAGAACAACTTTAATGGTGGGAAATACCAAAGCTCCCAGAAGAAACCCATCCGAGCACTAGAAGAACATGGACAAAGGTGGTTTACATCTCGCTGGCATGTACCAGCATGGTAACTTAGGCTTTCAGCCTAACCTGCTCCAGCGATGGTTACAGTATGTTTCATACTAGAGCTCACTGGGTAAGAAACCACTGCACACTTACAAATCAGTTCTCTGTAAGACAGCCTCATCATTCCTGGCtctaaaatgttttcatgtctCTGCATTACCCCGATGAGCAGTAATGAAAACACATTCTTAGATGCAACTTTTCCCATTGATGCAAACAATTTTGCGTTTTTATTTTGTAACCAGTAGCATATGACCCTGAAACAGGGCACCTATTTGTACCTGCACATAGACTAAGCCTGCATTTGAATTCTGttgattttttctttaattgttcTCAGACCAATCAGATCCTCCTGTTTCTTAATGACAGAGCTGTGATATTAAAAAGCACACAGTAAGCATTTTGTTTGCTTTCTTACCTGACTTCAAATAAGCTAAACCTTATTAATATTGTAGCTTTTTTCAGAGTatagtttctttgtttctttgtaaaatCACTCCCTCTGTTGACAGTACACTTACCTATAATTGTGACTGGTCAGATGCACCACAATAAAGTTTACATTTTTGATTCAGGTTAAAGGATGGGACATAGGACATCTCACAATTccttcacttttttttgttttgctcattTCTAACCAAAAAACCCAGCAACACTATTAGGATTCCCATCCCTCATTATTAAGAAATACTAGCATGCTATCACACTAAGCTAAGATGGTGAGTACTGTGAACATTATATATGCTGAGTGTGTTAGCAATAACTTTTCCATAAAAATCTATGACTCTTATCTTTTTATAAACTGCTACTGAAAAGAGTAGATGCTGCCAGAAATATAAAGactttgttactgtacttatgtagaattttcaggtatccatactttacttgagtatttatttatatgactactttttacttttatgccctttttaaacaaatatctgtactttctgctgcttacatttttaaaacaggcTCATTGCTCATTGCTGACAGATTTGGGTGGAGTTATTATATCACACTGCGGaccttcaaacatcaaactgatttgAGCCTAAACCGAAAAGCATGAAAGATAATCCTGTTCGTGCAACTTTTACTGAAGTATTTTTAACACTAATgtttgtacttctacttaagtgcAGAACATCTGTAGCTTTGCCACCTCTGGATTGTATAAATATGcagtgaaaatatgaaatgggCATAGGAAAATGCCAGCGTTTTACTGTCTTAAATTTATCTGTTAAATCTTCGACTTTTAACTTCATATAAAATGCTACTGATAGtcagtgtttagtttttttctgttgttcagtGATAAAAATGCATCCCAGACCCATGTGCATATGAGCGCTGTGTGTGTGATAAAGATACACAAGCGTgtacaaaaagaaaagctgaaagagtgttgcttgtgtatgtgtgtgttttaacaacacagaaaaaggagaagaaaatagagagagacaaaaaagaCAGAACGAGAAAGAAAAGCTATTTTAGGGTTTGTCCATCAAGAAAACTGATTTAATCagcagatttttatttatttatttatttttgcgtGTGGAAGAAAGAGTCAGCGGGAGACTAAGAGGGATTTGCTTTACTGTATGACTTATGATTTATCTTGTTTTATCTCGAGCTGAAGTGCGGGTGCTTATCTGTGTGGAAAGACAGAATAGGAAGCGGACACGTGCAGAAAGAGATGGTAGCTTGACGTCAGCAGAAAGTCTGACATTACCTTACTCTGTATCTGttttcacacacgcacacgatGGTGAAAGcagacactcacacaaacacgaAGGAAACAcagttaaataataattatagaAGACCATTCagccttaaaaaagaaaaaacactggcCGGTAAAACATGTGTGACCGTGTTAGGGTCGTGCACTGGACATAAGTATGTGGGTGCACCAAAAAGAGTAGAAAATCCAATGACATGAGAGAGCTTTAGGAGAATAACTCCTATCTGTGACATCATTTAGTTTTTTTGACAGTTTCCACACTGACTCAGCAAACAGACACTGCCCTCCAaggctgctgaaaatgactacGGGTCATGAAAGCTGCTGTACTATGAATTATCAGTATATGGAACAGGTCTAGACCTAAGAAAAGGATTTTACAGCATTCGCTATATCTCTTTAGAAAGACTGTTGGGGTGTTTGCAATAAAATGCGCATTTTATGCCGCATAAAAAGACCAATTTCAAAGCTAGTGTGCATCAAATAGAGTTGTTTAAAGACACAACAAGTAACtccaataaaagaatataagaCCATTAAAGAAACAGCCAGTGCCATCAGGAACAAATCTATAGTTTACTGCTGATTGGTCCTCAAACCTAACTCTGTATATGAACAGGTGACATTTATTCTAGGACTGCTGAATATAGCTTGTTTGTAGTGACGTATTTTCCAACCACCGCTTAAGCTAACACAGTAACAGACATGACCCTCAGTAGCCAGACATATTATTGGTCAATTCATTAAATAACTTCAGAACTTTGCTAGTTTGAAGCCTTGGAATAGATGTGGAATAGGACAAAATCTCCATATCTTTGCATTTTACCGACCGAGATAGCTACAACAATGCCACTTAAATGAAGAGTTTATCAGATGGCTTTTGATAGATAGTTGATATCTTTAAATTATGCTGATGTCGCTTTTTAATTAGCATTTAATTTTCTTATCTTACCTGGCATGGAGGCGGGTACTTGTGGGCTGCGACGGTTTTTCACCAGCCGGTACTCACTGCCATCTTTCCTGTTCCTTCTTGGAGTTGTCTCATTGCTGCTTTCCCTGTAACAACAGAGCTAGAGTCAACAATTGTTGGTTCCGTATCACATGTAATGTTAACATGGCTATCTTGAAACATGGAGTATTTTGCCAAAGCCCtgagtcacccctcatttctctaagactttcatgttatttttaaagatgGTCTTGAGCAGTAGTTCTGCAGGCTTGGTCTtgcaaagcttttctttggacataggctgctttttcactcattttcagtccagttcttgtacctgaccatttccAGAGgaatgatttttgtttgtttgtttgtttgtttggtaagcgacttaacactgacctatgaatcattcaagcataaaaaaggcacctaGCTCTAGGGACAAACTAGTGTTATGTCcatacataacagacaacttaccAAATTTGTCTTTGGTAAGTTGTATCTTTAGGGACTTTGGTCTAGCTGCCTGTTGTACAAACACATGATTTGTTCTTATCTCTTTAGTTCAATCTATTAAAattgccaaagataacacaatttgaaataataaaacagtaatTTTGTAGCAACACAGTGATACCAAAAGTGCGATCAGCAGAAAACAGCTATCAACAGCAGAAAACATATCCAGCAAACACCTGACAGagaacctgagagatgcatttggtccttcagttgatccatttaGGCCTCATCGGAAAtgatctcagtggaagggtggctgaaGCTATTTTAAAgcagggaaacagggagaaaagactgaggtataccaaattacacaagaactggacttaAAGTAAGTATCAACAGGCCTGTTGGAGTTATGACTCCAGATGTGAAATGTTCAAATGTTGATAATATCTACAGCGAAGGTGAGgaaagaggtacaacagtgagtgtctacatccatctgtaaaacacagtggaggctctgtcatggtttggggctgcaatTCAGCCAGTGGTGCCAGATCTGGTCAAAATGGATGTTTTCATCCATCAGTgtgatgaacacagaaaagtttgGTGAGACTTTGATCCAGCACACAgcaccatctggaaagcatctgattggcaacggcttcatttttcagcaagacaatgatcccaagcacactgCTAATGCAGTAAAGGCAtatctttaaaaagaaacacacaatgGAAGACTATCAATCATAGACTAGTTTACCCAGAGCCTCAACATTAGTGAACAGTGTGGGATGATCTTGACAGAGAGCAGactaaaaggcagccaacatccaaagaagagctttgaatgttcttTAAGAAGCTctgagaactattcctgaagtttgagagaaagagagttcagactgtgttgcaaaataaaggtggtcatacgaAATATTAAGCTGCATgcgtttttaaaataatagaAAATGCTTTTGCTTATATACTGCTTTATTATACTATTTTTCTAGCAAATTGTAAAGAAATGATGGATGGCTCAAGATATTTGCACAATGCACTGTATATCTGATTGCAATTGCTATATTTCTTATTCAGCTAATACTGCATAAAGCCTGCGTGAAACACAGTGAGCATGAAATCTCTGTCCAATAAAGCAAACATGTCTTCACTCAAACCTACATGGTACTCGAGTTCTGTTGGGCCTCAGCCAGCCGTAGTTTCTTGGCATGGTTCTTGCCCTGGTAGTGGGCCTGCGCAACTGCTGGTGAACTGAAGGAAGCGTCGCACAGTTTACAATAGTCATTCTCTGTGGCCAAGATGACCCGGGGCGCCCCCTTATACAGCGCCTGCAGAGACAGGACAAAGCAGCACAGTGTTTGTGGTGAGAGGAGTTTCGGAGTAAACACTGTGAAAACAAGGAAAGAAATGTTCCATTTCAGCAGGAGGAAGAACTCTTTGcctttaaaatgaaagtaaagcCTAATGGAAGCTATGAGTTAGTAAGAGGGATTAAACTCTACAATTGTCTGAATATTACATTGACATATTACAAAGATTTTGAAAAGAGGAGATAAAGATGTTCCAGAGAGTAATATTATATTAAAGTAAATTAATGGTATACATCTAAAAATGACAGATCAAAATATTTTGATTACGCTATTTTTTTGTCAGaaagattattattttattagcaAACATAATCAAACATTTTTTCACTGGTTACttagaataaataaacttttaaagtGCAGGGATTGAGTGTACAGTGGTGAGCGCATGCTGTGAGTCTCTGCTGTTTAAATGAAACAGAGTGACTATGCAGTTCTCTACCACCTCCTCAGAGGAAGTGACCGCCATCATCCGAGAGGCCACTTCAGCAACAGCACACCCACCTCCTAAGCTAACGCTGTAGCATTAAGGTAGGCTGGTGCTAGTTCTTAAATACAGGCCTTACCTGCCTGCCTGCATCACTGTCGCTGGACCCTGAGCTCAGGGCCGTCTGGCCCGCCGTCTCGAGGGCTTCTGGGATCCTGATGGCAGGGGGCTGCTGACTGCCGGCATAGAAATTTCGTAGCTTTTTACTGTGGTTCTTTCCCTTCAAAGAAAGATACGAGATGTAGATTTTATTTGATTCTTCACATGTTTTTCTGTGCTATTCTGCATTTCTGAATTTGGCTTTCAGCTGACCTGGTAGTGAGCCTGTGCCTGCTGAGCAGAGTTGAGGGTAACGTTGCAGAGTTTACAGTACAGCGGTTTACACAGTTCTTCTAGTCCCAGAGAgtcctcctgctcctctgtCCCCAGCGAGGAGCCCTCATCCTGGGGCTGCTCACTGGTTGGGGCTGCCTGGCCTGGGAGTGGACCGCAGATGAGGCTGGACACTGGAGCTGGGATGAGGGCTGGTCCTAGGGGCCTTGGGGGCATCTGTGAAGGGTCAGGGCCGGGAGCAGGAGGTGAGGACAAGGGGCTGGGAGGGAGGGGAAATCGACCTGCTGTTGGTGCCACTACAGGTGGAGGCACCAGTGCTTGTGCAGGGTTCATATGTGGAGGCCCCAGCTGCTGTGTAAGGTCCATGGTTGGAGGCACTATTGCTTGTGTGTGATCTACTGGTGGGGGCCCCAGGGTGTGTGCCATTGGTGGAGGCCCCAATGACTGAGCTGGAGGCATTGGAGGGGGGCCTAAAGTGTGTGGCGGGGTAATGGGAGGAGGCCTTAATGTATGAGGTGCATTTATGGGAGGGGGGCCTAGACTCTGGCCATGAGCCATAGTTGGAGGTCCAATAGACTGAGCGGGGGCAATGGGTGGTGGGCCAAGAGGGTGTGCAGGTGCCATTGGTGGGGGTCCCAACTGATGTAGAGAATCCATGTGTTGGAAAGGCTGCTGGGGATGGCTGAAGAGACTCAGGGGAGGCTTCAACATGGTTTCTGGACCTGGGGACATTAGAAGCAATACAGACAGATCTGCattacacacataaacacagatattagaaaacaaaaacacctccTATAGGCAAATTCAGTGACCTTGATGAGGATATCAGGAATGACGAAGGCAgacattaatgaaaaaatacagTCACTTACACACACTCTATATTTAATGCAATTTCTTTCCATTAATGTTTAATGGCCTTATTGGCTTTGTCTGTTTTACTATATTCAAGCAGGAATTCAGATTATTTTTTAGCCATTCTGACTGACCATTGTGTTTGAGACTGAATGGATGACTCGTGTCTCCAtatgtgatagactggtgactTGTCTCTGCTGTGCTCCGTCTCCGTGGGATTGGCTCTAGCCCCGAGGCCCCAAGTTAGACAAGTtgtgatggatgaatggatggatggactctCATCACAACTTTCTATTCAGTTCTCAGCTAACATATCCCACTGACTTATAATGGTAATTTGCTCTCTTTTCTTTGAGCAACAGCATGACATTTTCTTGTGAGTAAAGCGTGTGAAAAAACTACAAAAGGCCTTCCACACCCTAGGTTCAGATAATCATGTTCCTCTTTGTGTTAACACTAAACCAGTTTATGACTTCACTGGCTTTTTACCATTATTATATTGAGCTTTCTGTTTGTCCAGTTCTTTAGTTTATGACCAAATGCAGCTATAAACAAACACAGTAAACACAGGGAAAACTGTACTTGCTATACATCAGCATTTTAACAATTCCGTTGTGAGCATGTTGGCCTGCTGATGGTATCATTTTGCTCAAAAGGCTGCTGTGCCTTAGTACAGCCTCAAAGAGCGACTGTGATGGCTGTGATCCTGTTCTGCATCAAAATACACTCTGAAGAATGTTACTGCTTATATTTCAGAAAAGCATTTTGGGGGCTTTTTTTCTGTCGCACGTGGTAAAACGGAGACAGAATTCGCAGGAGCTGTAGTGGAAAGCTTTTACACCTGATATGATCTCTTCTGGGAGTTCTACCTTGAAGCAAGCGATTTGGGAATACAGATTTTGAGCCAGtcgtataaaaataaaattctttgTAAATGACAAAACATACACAAAATCATCGAAATGCCACTTATTTGGAAATATGATCTGATATGAATGCTGCAGATTTAAGGAGCTACTGTCGAATGACCGATCATCAGACATACACTGTGAGGGAACTCGATGTAAATCCAGTGACTACAGTACATACGTCTAACAGCCCTAAGGCTGGAGAGAAAttatcaaacagaaacacattctcGGACAGAGGAGCTTCACACTCCAGTGGGCACCAGAAAGATTAGCCTGAGTTGCAGTGCCTGCGATCATGCAAACAGGACATTACATACACAtctgtttgcacacacacacaaacagaggcagCGACAGTAAAATACAGTCTGAAGTGTGACTACTTGGATAAGCTGAtacagtgtgagtgtgtgtgtgaaggctAGGCACAACTATGTGTGTGCtgtatgaaaaaataataataaaaaagggaTGATATTAGTAATGGCGCCGCACTAATTTCAGTTGGTTCTGTTTTGATGCTCCAGTATCATAATATTAGTAATAtaatatatctgtgtgtgtttgcatgtgtgtgtgtcaatgcATTTCCCCATATTGTCAGGTCAGTAATAGGCCAACAGCTGTGTCAAAATTCACTGTGCTGGAAGCTTTCATCATCCAATCGGACGCCTGATAGAAGTGAATCATGCACCCAAAATAACATCCCTGGCTGTTTGTGTTTCCGACTGCTGCTCACTGTCAGTCTGTCTGTCCAATATGTCTAGCTGCCCATCTGTCACCTGGCCTGGCTGACCTCAGGAGAAAGGTATGCTAGGCAAGTCACTGACCTTACTATAGTGCCGTCAACTGCAAGATGAGACTCTGGAAGAGCGAGCAGAACTGGGTGTTGTGCCCCACAGATTAAGATGGAAAACTAGACCATGCAGTTTCAGGAAATATTGCGGTGGGATTGTTGGTGGGATTGGCCAAAAAAAAGTTGAAGGTAGATGGCTCATGAGTACATTGGCTGCTACTTTAATAGGCCGCAAGTGTGTTGTACCTGTGATAGCAGCTAGTTGTAACAGGTTTTTATATTCAAAACACAGTCACCCTGTTTAGGGACATTTAACTTGTTGCAGTAAAGCTGTCCCTCTGCAGTGTGGAATAATTTTGTAAACGGGaaaatgtttacagttttcCATCTGAGATTGTGAGGATTTGCTGTATTTGAACTCACGATCTTTACCATGCAAGGGAGAGGTGAGCAAGCTCACAAGCAAAATGCCAGAGGACAGTAACATACAGtaagttcattttggcactgCGTGTAATTAACCTTTGTATACACTCACAACATATTGACCATACATGTTTTCACCCCATGAAAGGTTCAGGGTGCTGTTTTTAGAGCACCCTGCAGAGGTAGTCCCAGGCATCCATTGAGAGCTTCAACACTAATTTATTTGTCGTAAACAGGAGTAGAGGTGGTTAACAAAAATGTGAGTCAGTGAATGGAAAGTTAACAGAACAATAATGCTTCATTGCCAGAAAAATCCAACTCATAAAGTGCATTGCAAAAATCAACAGAGCAAATGGATCCTTGAGAGAAAAGACGGAGGAATACAACAGGAAAATCTGTTATTTATGTTACAATGATAATAAAATTAATGTTTCAGCAATTAAAAGCTTAAAAGTGGTCCCAAAACCCTTtacatagaaaaacaaaaacattcttgATAGTTTATGCTTCAGATGATCATATTTTCACTGGTGATGTTGAATGAGAGCAGTATAGTATATAAACTACATGAAACACCAATGCCCAGCAATGTTCATCAATCCCACCAATTGCATACGACAGCATCGGCCTTGTCGGCAGCAGCCTCGAGAGAAACCCCTACCACAGGACAGCTGACCTTTTTTCTTGGGTCATTAAACAATTCAGGGAACACAGCGTGCCACCACACAGTAGTTTGAGCATTTAACCACATTCTTTGCATTTACTGTATACCAGTTAAAAATGTAAGATAAGCCTGAAGATGTTGCAGCTGTACCACCACTGCCTCCAAGAATGACATGTTGACTTGCAAAATAATATGTTTTGGTCTCCTCGGTGGATCTCTGCAAATTATAACCATTTactaaagtttttaattaatataataacatGCACTAAAAGTTATTGTGGTAATTATATATtggtacactttttttttttaatgacctcgCTCTCATATGCTTCACAGTAATTTAGTCTACTGCCTACAATTCCCCGACTCCTTTATATtgcaaataattaaaacaagtaAAGAAGCAGTGTGAGAGACATTATACTTTATCTAAGTCATTTAGTAGAATGAACCATTTTTAGGGTTATAACCAGACTGCACTGCAGGAGGTGTGCTCACAATTAAAATCATTAAACGATCCCAAAtctttaaaacagttttttgatGGTTTGGTCTGATATCTCATACACACAAAGATACTATTTTTGGCACAACAGTTTTGTGTAAGATCTCATTATGCGGCATATTCTTCTAGATTAATGTAACTGGGCTATGTGCTTGTTGGTGAATCTCCATCTGTTTGCTACAGAGCAGTGTCTAAACAGTctttttacacaaacatcatGAGTGcaagtcttttctttctctgcacTTCAGTCCCTCTGCTAGTCAGAGAGACCTTTAACACCTCTGTACATTTGTAACTTGAAGCCTCTCACTCACTCCATCATTAAAATCTTAAAACACGGTCACGTTTCGTAGCCCTTACAGTCAATCTGTTCTTGAACtcgaaaaataaaaacatcaaacagctttatttttgtattttttccacACACTCATTGCGCTTGTTGGCATTTTCAGCTCAATTAATGCGTCCTTCTCTGAAAGTACATAATGACCAACAGAGGCATCTACAACTGCTGCGTATGTCACACACTAATATTAAATCCATTTGTTCATATTTTGCCttaatctttgttgtttttttctttgttttttgcttgatctcttgtttttgtttcaaagtTTGAAGCCCAAACCAGCATCTTCTTAGTTTAATGTACTATTATGATCAAGGCAGATGGACTGTGAGCAATGATTGATTGGTTTGAAGGAAACTGAGCACAGTTATGATGCTCAAGCAAGGAAGATGATCACACAAAGATGTCATAAAAAGCAACCTGCatttcaagtgttttttttttttttgctcctcaTTTAGCACACATTAACAGAGTTATaagaaaccccccccccaaaaaaacaaacattgtccaactgtgcttttattttggctcTTTTGTCTTTCTGTAGTTTTCCTGTGAGCTAGATAGGTCAAGGTGAGCTTGCTTCTTTCCTTAGACCCAGATCGGCGCCCACATGGTGCAGTCCTCAGAGCCGCGGACCATATTCACACGTCTACAGCAGTGGACCTTGCTCCAAAGTCaaaaaacatttgtggttttgcattTGAGGCTTTTTAGATGACACATTCAAAACCAAGCGTATATAGCATTATTCTAAAGGCCAAAATACAAGGTGACAGTGCTGTAGTCCTCACAATTTTCTAACAATGTTGTTCTCAAAGTCcgaaaagtaattttaaaaaatttcttGAAACTAAATCAGACGTTACTCATTAATCAGTCacttactattttttttttagctcaacTCAAAAGTTCTTGGTTTAGaagcaagaaacaaaaaaaatctcctgtcTTAGAGCCTGAGAATCTGATGGCCTCCACCGAGAATCTCTAAATAGGCCAAGTGTTCATTTTCTCTAGAGTTTCTCTTGTCGTTCTGTGATGTGTCACATCAATTATAGAGCAATGAGAAGCGCATGCCTCCTGCACTTATTCCATCTGCTTCACTGGGCGCTGGACAAGCAAGAGTATACGCAGCAAAGACCAGATACGTCTTACTGTACTTTGCAATTTACCCACTGTACCATTACAATAAAGCCTCGGGTCCACTCTTATATCTCAGCCACACTCGCAATTTGAATATCATTCAGCTGTCACTACCACTAGAGAAGACTTTATGTTAATAGAATGACCCACTGTTCCAATATCTAACATGTCAGTGTTATTTGCCTTTAAAGACTCTAAGCAACAGTCACATGGCCAATCCATTAAGCTGCTACTACTATATTGATTAGTGTCCATTCCATCTCATAGAAGATAACTTTCATAATTTCAAAACATCTTGCTGGGAAGCATGTGCATATTTCTGGCTGCAAGTGTTATTACTGGCTTTAGTAACTGATAAAACATTTAGTCAGTAACATAGAAACATTGACAATAATAACAGTACTgcagttaaaagttaaaagtgaCAGCATTATTAAATTGAAAGGCCATTCACAGAGAAAGGCACACAAAAGGTATATCTCTTTATTtcgtattatttttaaatacttagCGGGCTGATGCATGAAAATGGTacttattctttctttttttttctgtagctgTCCCATTGATGGGGTACTTTTACACCCCCAGATCCACCTACATTCATGCATTACTGCAACGTGTATTCCCTATGACATTTTCACCATGACTGAGAACCTTAACTGAATATGACAAGTCACTGTTTGATGACACGGATATTACCAAGTGGGTTGATCATTCTCATGCGGTAATCTTCATCATCTATGACACACACTGACTTCGAGTCCCCTAAAACCAGCCAGCAAAGCCCGCTATTACAGCGACTTTGCAGGTCCAGGGAAGAAACACTTTCCGTATAATTGCCACATGTCACCATCAGCTGTGCAGAGACTCAAGTAAAGGAGCCCACAACGATTATTTCGCTTGTTCTCACAGACAGCGGTGCTCGAGATAGAAAACTAAGCATTACATTAAGGTTTCGCATATTTCAAACCTGGAGTGTTCGTGGATGAAGCGATTCGGAGCTCTCCTGTAGTGCGAGAGACCACAAGAGTATCGACAACCTCAGATTTTGCATCGCAGCATCCATGCTCTATAACCTGAACAGAATGGTGGCTCCTGTACCCCCCCTCACACCCG encodes the following:
- the zmat3 gene encoding zinc finger matrin-type protein 3; the encoded protein is MMALQLKSGDAAYYQSAEYCRNYTSAPVSYGDSSHYLARLPGPETMLKPPLSLFSHPQQPFQHMDSLHQLGPPPMAPAHPLGPPPIAPAQSIGPPTMAHGQSLGPPPINAPHTLRPPPITPPHTLGPPPMPPAQSLGPPPMAHTLGPPPVDHTQAIVPPTMDLTQQLGPPHMNPAQALVPPPVVAPTAGRFPLPPSPLSSPPAPGPDPSQMPPRPLGPALIPAPVSSLICGPLPGQAAPTSEQPQDEGSSLGTEEQEDSLGLEELCKPLYCKLCNVTLNSAQQAQAHYQGKNHSKKLRNFYAGSQQPPAIRIPEALETAGQTALSSGSSDSDAGRQALYKGAPRVILATENDYCKLCDASFSSPAVAQAHYQGKNHAKKLRLAEAQQNSSTMESSNETTPRRNRKDGSEYRLVKNRRSPQVPASMPGPYYNPRPRQRIPRDLAMCVTPSGQFYCSMCNCGAEQETDFRQHLESKQHKAKVSELRYRHEMENLGYS